In a genomic window of Punica granatum isolate Tunisia-2019 chromosome 6, ASM765513v2, whole genome shotgun sequence:
- the LOC116210824 gene encoding mitoferrin-like has protein sequence MAATDATTKFRNTDFRPVPQPPDFHPEVFVSAHDGLRFWQFMIAGSIAGSVEHMAMFPVDTVKTHMQAIGSCPIKSVGVRHALQSILKADGVLGLYRGIGAMGLGAGPAHAVYFSVYEMCKKYFSGGNPNNSAAHAVSGIFATVASDAVFTPMDMVKQRLQLNKSPYKGLLGCVRTVLKEEGFRAFYASYRTTVIMNAPFTAVHFATYEAAKRGLMEISPDSVDDEGWVVHATAGAAAGALAAALTTPLDVVKTQLQCQGVCGCDRFKSGSIRDVIQTIVNRDGYIGLVRGWTPRMLFHAPAAAICWSTYEAAKSFFQELNSSSPSRVPSPE, from the exons ATGGCCGCAACAGACGCTACCACCAAGTTCCGGAACACAGACTTCCGGCCGGTTCCCCAGCCCCCGGATTTCCACCCTGAAGTCTTTGTTTCAGCTCACGATGGCCTCCGCTTCTGGCAATTCATGATCGCCGGCTCAATTGCAGGGTCCGTCGAACACATGGCCATGTTCCCTGTTGACACAGTGAAGACTCACATGCAAGCCATCGGCTCCTGCCCTATAAAATCAGTGGGAGTCCGCCACGCCCTCCAGTCCATTCTCAAGGCCGACGGAGTTTTAGGCTTGTACCGAGGCATCGGCGCCATGGGCCTGGGAGCTGGTCCTGCTCATGCTGTGTATTTCTCGGTCTATGAGATGTGTAAGAAATACTTCTCGGGCGGGAATCCAAATAACTCGGCTGCTCACGCGGTCTCTGGCATCTTTGCGACGGTTGCCAGCGATGCGGTGTTCACGCCAATGGATATGGTGAAGCAGAGACTGCAGTTGAACAAGAGCCCCTACAAGGGCCTTTTGGGTTGTGTTCGGACTGTCTTGAAAGAGGAGGGCTTTAGGGCCTTTTATGCATCGTATAGGACCACCGTGATCATGAATGCTCCCTTCACCGCGGTGCATTTTGCCACCTATGAGGCAGCCAAGAGGGGCTTGATGGAGATATCACCAGATAGTGTGGACGATGAGGGTTGGGTTGTTCATGCCACCGCTGGTGCTGCTGCTGGAGCTTTGGCAGCTGCACTTACCACTCCTCTGGATGTCGTGAAGACTCAATTGCAGTGTCAG GGAGTTTGCGGATGTGATAGATTTAAGAGCGGATCAATTAGGGATGTAATTCAAACGATAGTAAATAGAGATGGGTACATAGGGCTTGTGAGAGGATGGACTCCAAGGATGCTTTTCCACGCTCCCGCTGCTGCAATCTGCTGGTCCACTTATGAAGCTGCCAAATCCTTCTTCCAAGAACTGAACAGTAGCAGCCCGAGCAGAGTACCGTCACCTGAATAG
- the LOC116210823 gene encoding probable protein phosphatase 2C 26 isoform X2, whose amino-acid sequence MATAPTPTLIRTLGASLSQSSCSRLHPHLLPLRYPTKRHRRSSSSCCRTSLFCAPNGPLGEQLTPETESDVCLCVGTHLIPHPNKIDKGGEDAYLVSTFNGGVLAVADGVSGWAEQKVDPSLFSRELMTNASSLLEQRGLEEFSYDPQMLLKEAHAATSSVGSATVIIAMLERGRILKIANVGDCGLRVIRQGKVVFSTSPQEHYFDCPHQLSSEVVGQTYLDAVMSTVEVMEQDTIVMGSDGLFDNVFDHEIVSAVTRYSDVSETAKALCDLANTHSMDPSFDSPYSVEARAKGFDIPLWKKILGMKLTGGKLDDITVIVGRVVRTQSAA is encoded by the exons ATGGCCACAGCTCCAACTCCAACTCTGATCCGTACACTCGGAGCTTCCCTTTCCCAATCGTCTTGCTCCCGACTCCATCCTCATCTTCTGCCCCTTCGCTATCCCACCAAAAGACACAGACGCAGCAGTAGCAGCTGCTGCAGGACTTCGCTTTTCTGCGCTCCCAATGGTCCACTTGG TGAACAATTAACTCCTGAGACTGAATCTGATGTGTGTCTTTGCGTTGGGACACACCTCATCCCTCATCCCAACAAG ATTGACAAAGGTGGCGAGGACGCCTATCTCGTCAGCACCTTCAATGGTGGTGTTCTTGCTGTTGCTGATGGTGTTTCTGG ATGGGCTGAACAGAAGGTTGACCCTTCCTTATTTTCTCGGGAATTGATGACTAATGCTTCGTCCCTGTTGGAACAGCGGGGACTTGAGGAG TTCAGCTATGATCCCCAGATGCTCTTGAAAGAAGCACATGCTGCAACCTCTTCTGTAGGTTCGGCTACCGT AATAATAGCCATGTTAGAGAGAGGCAGGATCCTGAAGATCGCAAATGTTGGGGACTGTGGACTGAGGGTGATCCGCCAGG GTAAGGTAGTATTTTCAACGTCCCCTCAAGAGCATTATTTTGATTGCCCACACCAGTTAAGTTCTGAGGTGGTCGGCCAAACATACCTCGATGCTGTG ATGAGCACAGTGGAAGTAATGGAGCAAGACACCATTGTTATGGGATCGGATGGCCTTTTCGATAATGTGTTCGATCATGAAATCGTTTCAGCTGTAACAAGATACAGTGACGTTTCAGAAACCG CAAAGGCATTATGTGATCTGGCTAACACACACTCGATGGATCCCAGCTTCGATTCTCCCTACTCGGTGGAGGCCAGAGCAAAG GGTTTTGACATTCCCCTATGGAAGAAAATTCTGGGGATGAAGCTAACAG GTGGAAAACTTGATGACATTACCGTGATTGTCGGTAGAGTTGTTAGAACACAGTCAGCAGCCTGA
- the LOC116210823 gene encoding probable protein phosphatase 2C 26 isoform X3, producing the protein MATAPTPTLIRTLGASLSQSSCSRLHPHLLPLRYPTKRHRRSSSSCCRTSLFCAPNGPLGEQLTPETESDVCLCVGTHLIPHPNKIDKGGEDAYLVSTFNGGVLAVADGVSGWAEQKVDPSLFSRELMTNASSLLEQRGLEEMLLKEAHAATSSVGSATVIIAMLERGRILKIANVGDCGLRVIRQGKVVFSTSPQEHYFDCPHQLSSEVVGQTYLDAVMSTVEVMEQDTIVMGSDGLFDNVFDHEIVSAVTRYSDVSETAKALCDLANTHSMDPSFDSPYSVEARAKGFDIPLWKKILGMKLTGGKLDDITVIVGRVVRTQSAA; encoded by the exons ATGGCCACAGCTCCAACTCCAACTCTGATCCGTACACTCGGAGCTTCCCTTTCCCAATCGTCTTGCTCCCGACTCCATCCTCATCTTCTGCCCCTTCGCTATCCCACCAAAAGACACAGACGCAGCAGTAGCAGCTGCTGCAGGACTTCGCTTTTCTGCGCTCCCAATGGTCCACTTGG TGAACAATTAACTCCTGAGACTGAATCTGATGTGTGTCTTTGCGTTGGGACACACCTCATCCCTCATCCCAACAAG ATTGACAAAGGTGGCGAGGACGCCTATCTCGTCAGCACCTTCAATGGTGGTGTTCTTGCTGTTGCTGATGGTGTTTCTGG ATGGGCTGAACAGAAGGTTGACCCTTCCTTATTTTCTCGGGAATTGATGACTAATGCTTCGTCCCTGTTGGAACAGCGGGGACTTGAGGAG ATGCTCTTGAAAGAAGCACATGCTGCAACCTCTTCTGTAGGTTCGGCTACCGT AATAATAGCCATGTTAGAGAGAGGCAGGATCCTGAAGATCGCAAATGTTGGGGACTGTGGACTGAGGGTGATCCGCCAGG GTAAGGTAGTATTTTCAACGTCCCCTCAAGAGCATTATTTTGATTGCCCACACCAGTTAAGTTCTGAGGTGGTCGGCCAAACATACCTCGATGCTGTG ATGAGCACAGTGGAAGTAATGGAGCAAGACACCATTGTTATGGGATCGGATGGCCTTTTCGATAATGTGTTCGATCATGAAATCGTTTCAGCTGTAACAAGATACAGTGACGTTTCAGAAACCG CAAAGGCATTATGTGATCTGGCTAACACACACTCGATGGATCCCAGCTTCGATTCTCCCTACTCGGTGGAGGCCAGAGCAAAG GGTTTTGACATTCCCCTATGGAAGAAAATTCTGGGGATGAAGCTAACAG GTGGAAAACTTGATGACATTACCGTGATTGTCGGTAGAGTTGTTAGAACACAGTCAGCAGCCTGA
- the LOC116210823 gene encoding probable protein phosphatase 2C 1 isoform X4, with amino-acid sequence MTNASSLLEQRGLEETCIAGWLRLGNQPVAAYLHIFACTSQFSYDPQMLLKEAHAATSSVGSATVIIAMLERGRILKIANVGDCGLRVIRQGKVVFSTSPQEHYFDCPHQLSSEVVGQTYLDAVMSTVEVMEQDTIVMGSDGLFDNVFDHEIVSAVTRYSDVSETAKALCDLANTHSMDPSFDSPYSVEARAKGFDIPLWKKILGMKLTGGKLDDITVIVGRVVRTQSAA; translated from the exons ATGACTAATGCTTCGTCCCTGTTGGAACAGCGGGGACTTGAGGAG ACATGCATTGCTGGGTGGCTTAGGTTGGGAAATCAGCCTGTTGCTGcctatttacatatttttgcTTGCACGTCTCAGTTCAGCTATGATCCCCAGATGCTCTTGAAAGAAGCACATGCTGCAACCTCTTCTGTAGGTTCGGCTACCGT AATAATAGCCATGTTAGAGAGAGGCAGGATCCTGAAGATCGCAAATGTTGGGGACTGTGGACTGAGGGTGATCCGCCAGG GTAAGGTAGTATTTTCAACGTCCCCTCAAGAGCATTATTTTGATTGCCCACACCAGTTAAGTTCTGAGGTGGTCGGCCAAACATACCTCGATGCTGTG ATGAGCACAGTGGAAGTAATGGAGCAAGACACCATTGTTATGGGATCGGATGGCCTTTTCGATAATGTGTTCGATCATGAAATCGTTTCAGCTGTAACAAGATACAGTGACGTTTCAGAAACCG CAAAGGCATTATGTGATCTGGCTAACACACACTCGATGGATCCCAGCTTCGATTCTCCCTACTCGGTGGAGGCCAGAGCAAAG GGTTTTGACATTCCCCTATGGAAGAAAATTCTGGGGATGAAGCTAACAG GTGGAAAACTTGATGACATTACCGTGATTGTCGGTAGAGTTGTTAGAACACAGTCAGCAGCCTGA
- the LOC116211486 gene encoding UDP-glycosyltransferase 87A1 encodes MDRDRKAHLVAIPYPGRGHINPMMNLCKLLVSKSPSIYVTFVVTEEWLALVGSDPKPDTIRFACIPNVIPSESIRALDFPAFIEAVLTKMEDPVERLLDALDKPVIAIIADTYLFWAVRVANKRDIPIASLWTMSASVFTVFDHFELLLVHRHFPADLSDRGDEIVEYIPGLPPTRLADLTTFFGVRGRVTLQRALDCFPWVPKTQYLLFTNFYELESSVIDALKAKFSMPIYTVGPTIPYFELELDCSSSISLGLGAGPHQHHRPSYLQWLDSQPTASVLYISLGSFLSVSREQMTELVTGVRESGVKFLWVSRDLEENWLSDWFRGSCGIDEEKGVIVPWCNQLMVLSHPSVGGFWTHCGLNSTLEAIYAGVPILAFPIFWDQVPNSKLIAEDWKIGWRVKRPVAVGEEEQQQLVVSGVEIAGVIRKFMDLESDEQMQLRRRAMELQEICRQAIQPGGSSYSNIDAFASEISKLGCFLDRFIHVID; translated from the exons ATGGATAGGGATAGGAAAGCCCACCTGGTCGCAATTCCATATCCAGGAAGAGGCCACATCAACCCCATGATGAACCTGTGTAAGCTTCTGGTGTCGAAAAGCCCCAGCATCTATGTCACTTTCGTCGTCACCGAGGAGTGGCTCGCTCTAGTCGGCTCTGACCCAAAGCCCGACACGATCCGCTTCGCCTGCATACCCAACGTCATTCCTTCGGAGAGCATCCGTGCCCTGGACTTCCCCGCATTTATTGAAGCCGTCTTGACTAAGATGGAAGACCCGGTTGAGCGGCTCCTTGATGCGCTTGATAAGCCCGTGATCGCCATCATTGCTGACACCTACTTGTTCTGGGCTGTCCGCGTCGCAAACAAGAGGGACATCCCCATCGCATCGCTGTGGACCATGTCGGCATCAGTCTTCACTGTCTTCGACCATTTTGAGCTCCTCCTTGTACACCGGCATTTCCCTGCCGATCTCTCAG ATCGGGGCGACGAGATCGTTGAATATATCCCAGGGCTTCCACCAACACGCTTGGCGGATCTCACCACCTTCTTCGGTGTAAGAGGGAGGGTTACTTTACAGAGGGCATTGGATTGCTTCCCGTGGGTTCCCAAAACACAGTATCTCCTCTTCACCAACTTCTACGAGCTTGAATCCTCAGTCATAGACGCCCTCAAGGCAAAATTTTCCATGCCCATCTACACCGTCGGTCCCACAATACCTTACTTTGAGCTTGAATTAGACTGCTCCTcctccatttcccttgggCTTGGTGCGGGTCCTCATCAGCATCATCGCCCGTCGTACCTCCAGTGGCTTGATTCCCAGCCCACAGCTTCTGTGCTGTACATCTCCTTAGGCAGTTTTCTCTCTGTGTCTCGCGAGCAGATGACCGAACTTGTCACCGGTGTCCGTGAAAGTGGAGTGAAGTTCTTATGGGTGAGCCGAGACCTAGAGGAGAACTGGTTGTCGGATTGGTTTAGGGGCAGCTGCGGAATTGATGAGGAGAAGGGAGTGATTGTGCCCTGGTGCAACCAATTGATGGTATTGAGTCATCCTTCGGTCGGAGGGTTCTGGACGCACTGTGGGCTAAATTCAACACTGGAAGCTATATATGCTGGGGTTCCAATATTGGCTTTCCCAATCTTTTGGGACCAAGTCCCAAATAGCAAGCTCATTGCTGAAGACTGGAAGATTGGGTGGCGAGTGAAGAGACCAGTGGCAGTGGGAGAGGAGGAGCAGCAGCAATTGGTGGTGTCTGGAGTGGAAATCGCAGGGGTTATTAGGAagtttatggatttggaaagTGATGAGCAGATGCAATTAAGGAGAAGAGCCATGGAACTCCAGGAAATATGTCGTCAAGCAATCCAGCCCGGTGGATCATCTTACAGCAACATTGATGCTTTTGCCAGTGAGATTTCAAAACTGGGGTGTTTCTTAGATAGATTTATACACGTTATCGACTGA
- the LOC116210823 gene encoding probable protein phosphatase 2C 26 isoform X1 — MATAPTPTLIRTLGASLSQSSCSRLHPHLLPLRYPTKRHRRSSSSCCRTSLFCAPNGPLGEQLTPETESDVCLCVGTHLIPHPNKIDKGGEDAYLVSTFNGGVLAVADGVSGWAEQKVDPSLFSRELMTNASSLLEQRGLEETCIAGWLRLGNQPVAAYLHIFACTSQFSYDPQMLLKEAHAATSSVGSATVIIAMLERGRILKIANVGDCGLRVIRQGKVVFSTSPQEHYFDCPHQLSSEVVGQTYLDAVMSTVEVMEQDTIVMGSDGLFDNVFDHEIVSAVTRYSDVSETAKALCDLANTHSMDPSFDSPYSVEARAKGFDIPLWKKILGMKLTGGKLDDITVIVGRVVRTQSAA, encoded by the exons ATGGCCACAGCTCCAACTCCAACTCTGATCCGTACACTCGGAGCTTCCCTTTCCCAATCGTCTTGCTCCCGACTCCATCCTCATCTTCTGCCCCTTCGCTATCCCACCAAAAGACACAGACGCAGCAGTAGCAGCTGCTGCAGGACTTCGCTTTTCTGCGCTCCCAATGGTCCACTTGG TGAACAATTAACTCCTGAGACTGAATCTGATGTGTGTCTTTGCGTTGGGACACACCTCATCCCTCATCCCAACAAG ATTGACAAAGGTGGCGAGGACGCCTATCTCGTCAGCACCTTCAATGGTGGTGTTCTTGCTGTTGCTGATGGTGTTTCTGG ATGGGCTGAACAGAAGGTTGACCCTTCCTTATTTTCTCGGGAATTGATGACTAATGCTTCGTCCCTGTTGGAACAGCGGGGACTTGAGGAG ACATGCATTGCTGGGTGGCTTAGGTTGGGAAATCAGCCTGTTGCTGcctatttacatatttttgcTTGCACGTCTCAGTTCAGCTATGATCCCCAGATGCTCTTGAAAGAAGCACATGCTGCAACCTCTTCTGTAGGTTCGGCTACCGT AATAATAGCCATGTTAGAGAGAGGCAGGATCCTGAAGATCGCAAATGTTGGGGACTGTGGACTGAGGGTGATCCGCCAGG GTAAGGTAGTATTTTCAACGTCCCCTCAAGAGCATTATTTTGATTGCCCACACCAGTTAAGTTCTGAGGTGGTCGGCCAAACATACCTCGATGCTGTG ATGAGCACAGTGGAAGTAATGGAGCAAGACACCATTGTTATGGGATCGGATGGCCTTTTCGATAATGTGTTCGATCATGAAATCGTTTCAGCTGTAACAAGATACAGTGACGTTTCAGAAACCG CAAAGGCATTATGTGATCTGGCTAACACACACTCGATGGATCCCAGCTTCGATTCTCCCTACTCGGTGGAGGCCAGAGCAAAG GGTTTTGACATTCCCCTATGGAAGAAAATTCTGGGGATGAAGCTAACAG GTGGAAAACTTGATGACATTACCGTGATTGTCGGTAGAGTTGTTAGAACACAGTCAGCAGCCTGA
- the LOC116210823 gene encoding probable protein phosphatase 2C 26 isoform X5 — translation MLRPCWNSGDLRRIIAMLERGRILKIANVGDCGLRVIRQGKVVFSTSPQEHYFDCPHQLSSEVVGQTYLDAVMSTVEVMEQDTIVMGSDGLFDNVFDHEIVSAVTRYSDVSETAKALCDLANTHSMDPSFDSPYSVEARAKGFDIPLWKKILGMKLTGGKLDDITVIVGRVVRTQSAA, via the exons ATGCTTCGTCCCTGTTGGAACAGCGGGGACTTGAGGAG AATAATAGCCATGTTAGAGAGAGGCAGGATCCTGAAGATCGCAAATGTTGGGGACTGTGGACTGAGGGTGATCCGCCAGG GTAAGGTAGTATTTTCAACGTCCCCTCAAGAGCATTATTTTGATTGCCCACACCAGTTAAGTTCTGAGGTGGTCGGCCAAACATACCTCGATGCTGTG ATGAGCACAGTGGAAGTAATGGAGCAAGACACCATTGTTATGGGATCGGATGGCCTTTTCGATAATGTGTTCGATCATGAAATCGTTTCAGCTGTAACAAGATACAGTGACGTTTCAGAAACCG CAAAGGCATTATGTGATCTGGCTAACACACACTCGATGGATCCCAGCTTCGATTCTCCCTACTCGGTGGAGGCCAGAGCAAAG GGTTTTGACATTCCCCTATGGAAGAAAATTCTGGGGATGAAGCTAACAG GTGGAAAACTTGATGACATTACCGTGATTGTCGGTAGAGTTGTTAGAACACAGTCAGCAGCCTGA